The Seriola aureovittata isolate HTS-2021-v1 ecotype China chromosome 12, ASM2101889v1, whole genome shotgun sequence genome window below encodes:
- the LOC130179421 gene encoding fizzy-related protein homolog, protein MDQDYECRLLRQINIQNENASPIKAVGAVRALTPTSSPLSSPSKHGDRFIPSRAGANWSVNFHRINEIEKSHNQNRKTKDGTTDSNKADGLAYSALLKNELLGAGIEKVQDPQSEDRRLQPSTPAKRSLFSYSVSTKRALPEEDGNTVSPYSLSPVSSNSQKLLRSPRKPTRKISKIPFKVLDAPELQDDFYLNLVDWSSLNVLSVGLGTCVYLWSACTSQVTRLCDLSVEGDSVTSVGWSERGNLVAVGTHKGYVQIWDAAAGKKLSVLEGHTARVGALAWNADQLSSGSRDRVILQRDIRAPPLQSERRLQGHRQEVCGLKWSTDHQLLASGGNDNKLLVWNHSSVLPVQQYTEHLAAVKAIAWSPHQHGLLASGGGTADRCIRFWNTLTGQPLQCTDTGSQVCNLAWSKHTNELVSTHGYSQNQILVWKYPSLTQVAKLTGHSYRVLYLAMSPDGEAIVTGAGDETLRFWNVFSKMRSTKESVSVLNLFTRIR, encoded by the exons ATGGATCAGGACTATGAGTGCAGGCTGCTCAGGCAGATAAAcatccaaaatgaaaatgcaagCCCCATA AAAGCTGTAGGAGCAGTACGAGCTCTGACACCCACCAGCTCCCCCCTGTCCTCCCCTAGCAAGCACGGTGATCGCTTCATTCCCTCCCGGGCCGGAGCCAACTGGAGTGTCAACTTCCACCGCATCAAT gAAATTGAAAAGTCGCACAATCAAAATAGGAAAACCAAAGATGGCACGACAGACAGCAACAAAG CGGATGGCCTGGCTTACTCGGCTCTGCTGAAGAACGAGCTGCTAGGAGCAGGTATCGAGAAAGTCCAGGACCCCCAGTCAGAAGACCGCCGTCTACAGCCATCCACTCCTGCCAAGAGGAGCCTTTTTAGT tACTCTGTGAGTACTAAGAGGGCTCTGCCAGAAGAGGATGGAAACACAGTATCTCCTTATTCTCTATCACCTGTTAGTAGTAACAG CCAGAAACTGCTACGGTCGCCAAGGAAACCTACACGCAAAATATCCAAAATTCCTTTCAAAGTTCTGGATGCTCCAGAGCTACAGGATGACTTCTACCTCAACCTAGTGGACTGGTCGTCCCTGAATGTGCTCAGTGTTGGACTGGGGACCTGCGTCTACCTGTGGAGTGCCTGCACCAGCCAG GTGACACGTCTCTGTGACCTTTCTGTAGAAGGAGATTCAGTAACATCAGTGGGTTGGTCAGAGAGG GGAAACCTCGTGGCAGTGGGGACTCATAAAGGCTACGTACAGATCTGGGATGCAGCAGCGGGGAAGAAGCTGTCCGTACTAGAAGGACACACAGCCAGAGTGG GTGCATTGGCATGGAATGCGGACCAGCTGTCGTCTGGGAGCCGTGATCGGGTGATCCTGCAGAGGGACATTAGAGCCCCACCTCTCCAGTCTGAGCGCCGTCTCCaaggacacagacaggaagtttgCGGGCTCAAGTGGAGCACAGACCACCAGCTGCTGGCCTCCGGTGGAAATGATAACAAG CTGCTCGTGTGGAACCACTCAAGCGTCCTCCCGGTGCAGCAGTACACAGAGCACTTGGCTGCAGTGAAGGCCATCGCCTGGTCTCCCCACCAACACGGCCTGCTGGCCTCTGGAGGCGGCACCGCAGACCGCTGCATCCGCTTCTGGAACACTCTGACAGGACAGCCACTGCAATGCACCGACACCGGCTCTCAAGTCTGCAACCTGGCCTGGTCCAAACACACTAACGAGCTG GTCAGCACCCATGGTTATTCCCAGAATCAGATCCTGGTGTGGAAGTATCCCTCTCTAACACAAGTGGCCAAACTTACAGGACACTCCTACAGAGTACTCTACCTG GCCATGTCACCTGATGGAGAGGCCATTGTGACGGGGGCTGGAGATGAAACACTTCGGTTCTGGAACGTCTTTAGCAAGATGAGATCCACTAAG GAGTCAGTGTCAGTACTGAACCTCTTCACGAGGATCCGGTAG
- the plekhj1 gene encoding pleckstrin homology domain-containing family J member 1: MRFNEKELVSLSRQPSEMAAELGMRGPKKGDVVKKRLVKLVVNFLFYFRTDEEEPIGALLLEQCRVEREDSQSFSIAFLDEAERKYLFECDSEEQCREWMDSIIKASYEFMRKNLIFYRTEIHRLTGKDPLEQYGISDETRFQVSNGLQLMPRDTSSL, translated from the exons ATGCGTTTTAACGAGAAGGAGCTGGTTTCTCTGAGCCGCCAGCCTTCAGAGATGGCAGCTGAACTGGGGATGCGAGGACCCAAGAAAGGAGACG tTGTTAAGAAGAGGCTGGTGAAACTCGTCGTTAACTTCCTCTTTTATTTCCGGACCGATGAGGAAGAG CCAATCGGAgcgctgctgctggagcagtGCCGggtggagagggaggacagCCAGAGCTTCTCTATTG CATTCCTGgatgaagcagagaggaagtaTTTGTTCGAGTGTGACTCTGAAGAACAGTGTCGGGAGTGGATGGACTCCATTATCAAAGCCAG TTATGAGTTCATGAGGAAGAACCTGATATTCTATCGAACTGAAATCCACAGGCTCACTGGCAAG GACCCTTTGGAGCAGTATGGTATATCAGATGAAACTCGCTTCCAGGTCAGCAATGGGCTGCAACTTATGCCTAGAGATACCTCCTCGCTGTAG
- the sf3a2 gene encoding splicing factor 3A subunit 2: protein MDFQHRAGGKTGSGGVASASESNRDRRERLRQLALETIDINKDPYFMKNHLGSYECKLCLTLHNNEGSYLAHTQGKKHQTNLARRAAKEAKEAPAQPAPAKVKVEVKKFVKIGRPGYKVTKQRDPETGQQSLLFQIDYPEIAEGIGPRHRFMSAYEQRIEPPDRRWQYLLLAAEPYETIAFKVPSREIDKAENRFWTHWNRETKQFFLQFHFKMEKAIPQSSGPAPPAGVKRPPPLMSGVGPRSLNDSMPPPPPGGMPVPPLPPGAPGAPQMPMPPMPMRPPPPDGLTMSNN from the exons ATGGATTTCCAGCATCGAGCTGGAGGGAAGACGGGGAGCGGTGGAGTGGCGTCTGCCTCTGAGAGTAACCGTGACAGACGGGAGCGGTTACGTCAGCTGGCCCTGGAGACCATTGACATCAACAAAGATCCATATTTTATGAAAAATCATTTAGGATCATATGAGTGCAAGCTTTGTCTGACACTTCATAACAATGAG GGCAGCTACTTAGCTcacacacaaggaaagaaaCATCAGACCAACTT aGCACGAAGAGCTGCCAAAGAGGCCAAAGAAGCTCCTGCTCAGCCAGCTCCAGCGAAAGTCAAAGTTGAGGTCAAGAAGTTTGTCAAAATTGGTCGACCAGGCTACAAAG TAACCAAACAGAGAGACCCTGAGACGGGACAGCAGTCTTTACTATTCCAG ATCGATTACCCAGAGATCGCTGAAGGAATTGGACCAAGGCATCGTTTCATGTCTGCTTACGAACAGCGAATTGAGCCCCCTGATCGTCGCTGGCAGTACCTGCTGCTTGCTGCTGAGCCATATGAGACTATTGCCTTCAAG GTCCCCAGTAGAGAAATTGATAAAGCAGAAAACCGCTTCTGGACCCACTGGAACAGAGAAACTAAACAG TTCTTCCTGCAGTTTCACTTCAAAATGGAGAAAGCTATTCCTCAGTCCAGTGGTCCAGCACCTCCTGCAGGGGTGAAGCGCCCCCCTCCTCTCATGAGTGGAGTTGGACCTCGGTCACTAAATGATAGTATGCCTCCTCCCCCGCCAGGAGGGATGCCCGTCCCCCCTCTTCCACCTGGTGCCCCAGGTGCCCCCCAGATGCCCATGCCCCCCATGCCGATGAGGCCACCACCACCTGACGGCCTTACAATGTCTAATAATTGA
- the LOC130178701 gene encoding junctional sarcoplasmic reticulum protein 1, with amino-acid sequence MAYNLPQPVAFSSSRHCPGITCAWLSDSLEHDSAAITAKEQRASVTKVPRRCPGDPKCGGREGMEESYETFEEELGPPRADPPPQKPVRQIHRPEMYAPRKIREEMAPVSKQPRSELKTLPREPSFPRTTSLHKALSIQNLTQIETPWENVTLNRCLFVAITILVLTSGFQRLHETLRGQGTVEEEEVGLTVRRSGTLRHRGQPPEPETSLWEVMFWWLPDFDDEEDEEDEEDDGEVRRGMSKKGAMARTSRGLRNKPLPDKKLMKQRDGKLKDRRAQKTRDEETKDKKDRDKKKDVEEAVSEEDEDDGETAPKKSRKLEEKKEKKKSQKG; translated from the exons ATGGCTTACAATTTACCACAACCTGTGGCATTCTCCTCCTCTCGGCACTGTCCTGGGAT CACCTGTGCTTGGCTGTCAGACAGTTTAGAGCATGACTCTGCTGCCATCACAGCAAAGGAACAACGGGCCTCTGTGACAAAGGTTCCCCGACGCTGCCCAGGGGACCCCAAATGTGGAGGCAG ggaaGGGATGGAAGAAAGCTATGAGACATTTGAGGAGGAGTTAGGGCCACCAAGAGCAGATCCTCCTCCACAGAAGCCTGTTCGACAGATCCACAGACCAg AAATGTACGCTCCAAGAAAAATTAGAGAG GAAATGGCTCCAGTTTCAAAGCAGCCAAGATCAGAACTCAAGACTTTACCCAGAGAACCCAGCTTCCCCAGGACAA CATCCTTGCATAAAGCCTTGTCCATCCAAAACCTGACGCAGATTGAAACACCGTGGGAGAATGTCACTCTGAACCGATGTCTGTTTGTGGCCATTACCATCCTGGTGCTGACCTCAGGCTTTCAGAGGCTTCATG aaactttgcGTGGTCAGGGGAcagtagaggaggaagaagttGGACTGACGGTGAGGCGGTCAGGCACATTGCGACACAGAGGGCAACCACCTGAG CCTGAGACATCTCTGTGGGAAGTCATGTTTTGGTGGCTGCCAGACTTTGATGacgaagaggatgaggaggatgaggaggacgaTGGAGAAGTCAGAAGAGGGATGTCAAAGAAAGGAGCAATGGCAAGAACATCAAGAGGTCTCAGAAACAAGCCGCTGCCAGACAAAAAACTCATGAAGCAAAGAGATGGGAAATTAAAGGACAGGAGAGCCCAGAAAACCAGGGATGAAGAAACCAAAGacaagaaagacagagataaaaagaAGGATGTTGAAGAAGCAGTGAGCGAGGAAGATGAAGACGATGGGGAGACAGCGCCCAAGAAGAGTAGAAAgttggaggaaaagaaagagaagaaaaaatctCAAAAGGGATGA